From one Microbulbifer sp. A4B17 genomic stretch:
- a CDS encoding MotA/TolQ/ExbB proton channel family protein, with the protein MKFKSSDFVFQVFALLGSIILVHAIYVAIIRPNADALIEEQLAREAAGETYVQQRSIYIVMRDYEQEACFVLMLWAMAIMGLKAHRSIRERKLLDKALLNISEGTPILPEDTRDLSRPIQALPEEERRYLVPRALLTALQRFGSTKNVAAVSNSVKEVCETEGDRLDSELAMVRYITWAIPSIGFIGTVRGIGEALSQAHRAVEGDIAGVTVSLGVAFNSTFIALVISIVIMFFTHQLQLMQERLVLDTQNYCDNRLLRFLKIS; encoded by the coding sequence ATGAAATTTAAATCATCGGATTTTGTCTTCCAAGTCTTTGCTCTGCTGGGATCTATTATTCTGGTCCATGCGATTTATGTCGCCATTATTCGTCCCAATGCAGACGCGCTGATTGAAGAGCAGCTGGCAAGAGAAGCCGCGGGTGAAACCTATGTTCAACAGCGCTCCATTTATATTGTGATGCGTGACTATGAACAAGAGGCCTGCTTTGTTCTCATGCTGTGGGCAATGGCAATTATGGGGCTGAAAGCACACAGAAGTATTCGCGAAAGAAAGTTACTGGATAAAGCGCTACTTAACATAAGTGAAGGCACACCTATTCTACCCGAGGATACTCGTGATTTATCCCGCCCGATTCAGGCACTTCCAGAAGAAGAGCGACGATATTTAGTACCCAGAGCACTTCTCACAGCACTTCAGCGATTCGGCTCCACCAAAAATGTGGCCGCTGTTTCAAACTCTGTAAAAGAAGTCTGTGAAACCGAGGGGGACAGACTCGATTCCGAACTGGCTATGGTTCGCTATATTACCTGGGCCATCCCATCTATCGGCTTTATTGGCACGGTACGCGGTATCGGCGAGGCATTATCCCAGGCGCATCGCGCAGTGGAGGGAGATATAGCTGGGGTGACAGTTAGCCTGGGGGTCGCCTTTAACTCTACCTTTATCGCGCTGGTGATTAGTATCGTCATCATGTTTTTCACTCACCAGCTACAGCTCATGCAGGAGCGCCTGGTGTTGGATACACAAAACTACTGTGATAATCGCCTGTTGCGTTTTCTTAAAATCAGCTAG
- a CDS encoding SUMF1/EgtB/PvdO family nonheme iron enzyme, whose translation MTVKEAVPVQGEKPPVQKQSLIEPVGFTPVQIKSTRARLFLSKRALIVAGCLLLAIFALTYLIFARSLIFDTNPLDARIKISGFAIPLGDGHLVLPGNYRFTISAEGYLPQSGEVEVKSEGHSRHSISLEKLPGHLQVNTTPPVPVKILINGREVPNKDGLVETINAGPMRVTILSDRYLPFTREINIEGLDNTHTLEATLRPAWANITISSNPSGATVAVEGKVLGRTPLTTELVQGDRTVSISLPEHKTVDVPVAVTAGVDQTLATVSLGPADGLLRVVTTPSGAGVTVNGEFRGHTPLELELASGLRHRLRFFKDGYASIEHTIDLGAGTQRDLNINLNAVYGRVHVSSVPPDAEVYIDGQYAGNSGQTFNLPARSHNIVVRKQGYQEFDTRVIPSTKLEQTVRAVLLTSEQARWREIPSTLRHAAGGTMKLMRPNAVFTMGSSRREQGRRANEVMRQVSLNRPFYIGTTEVTNREYRRFKRLHTSSHVNGVSLDNDNLPVVNVSWVEAVLFCNWLSERDGLTPVYLTEADRVVGFDGAANGYRLPTEAEWAWVARYDQGTMKKFPWGNELPIKSNSGNYADTTATKLVPAVLRTYSDRYAATSPVASYSPNAFGIYDLGGNVSEWIHDLYTIGTGLSSRIEENPVGPQDGDFHVIRGSSWRHSGLTELRLSYRDYGESARNDIGFRLARWVN comes from the coding sequence ATGACAGTGAAGGAAGCAGTCCCTGTCCAGGGTGAAAAACCACCGGTACAAAAGCAAAGCCTTATTGAACCAGTTGGCTTTACTCCGGTACAAATAAAGTCTACCCGCGCGCGACTCTTTCTTTCCAAGCGAGCATTGATTGTCGCTGGTTGCCTTTTATTAGCTATTTTTGCACTCACCTACCTTATTTTCGCCCGATCATTAATATTTGATACCAACCCACTTGATGCCCGAATTAAGATCAGCGGGTTCGCTATTCCTCTGGGCGATGGACATTTGGTTTTGCCCGGTAACTACCGGTTCACTATCAGCGCCGAAGGTTATTTACCCCAGAGTGGAGAAGTTGAAGTAAAATCTGAGGGACACAGTCGCCACTCTATTTCCCTGGAAAAACTGCCCGGCCACTTGCAGGTGAACACAACTCCTCCTGTGCCAGTAAAAATCCTGATTAATGGCCGAGAAGTACCCAATAAAGACGGTCTGGTGGAAACTATTAATGCCGGACCAATGCGCGTGACCATCTTATCGGACCGGTACCTGCCATTTACTCGCGAAATTAATATCGAAGGTCTCGACAACACTCATACACTGGAGGCCACTCTTAGACCGGCCTGGGCCAATATCACCATCAGCAGCAACCCTTCTGGAGCCACAGTCGCCGTCGAGGGAAAAGTCCTCGGCAGAACGCCCCTGACCACAGAGTTGGTTCAGGGGGACAGAACCGTATCCATCTCTCTTCCGGAACATAAAACTGTCGATGTTCCTGTTGCTGTTACAGCCGGTGTTGATCAAACATTGGCAACCGTCAGCCTGGGACCCGCTGATGGACTTTTACGTGTGGTTACCACACCTTCGGGGGCCGGAGTTACGGTCAATGGAGAATTTCGCGGTCATACCCCACTAGAACTGGAACTGGCTTCCGGCCTAAGACATAGACTCCGCTTCTTCAAAGACGGCTACGCTTCTATTGAGCACACCATTGACCTTGGTGCTGGAACACAGCGAGACCTGAATATTAACCTCAATGCTGTGTACGGCAGGGTTCACGTGAGCAGTGTGCCACCGGACGCGGAGGTCTATATCGACGGCCAATACGCCGGGAACAGTGGGCAAACATTTAACCTACCTGCCCGCAGCCACAATATTGTCGTGCGCAAACAAGGCTACCAGGAATTTGATACTCGCGTCATTCCCAGTACCAAACTGGAGCAAACTGTCAGAGCGGTACTGCTGACTTCCGAGCAGGCTCGCTGGAGAGAAATCCCCTCAACTCTGCGCCACGCTGCTGGCGGCACTATGAAACTTATGCGCCCCAACGCCGTATTTACCATGGGATCATCCCGCCGAGAACAAGGTCGACGAGCAAATGAGGTTATGCGTCAGGTATCTTTAAACCGGCCCTTTTATATTGGAACCACTGAAGTTACCAACCGGGAGTACCGACGCTTCAAACGTTTACATACTTCGAGCCATGTTAATGGTGTCAGCCTCGATAATGACAACCTGCCTGTTGTAAATGTCAGCTGGGTAGAGGCAGTGCTTTTTTGCAACTGGCTCAGTGAAAGAGACGGCCTCACTCCTGTCTACTTGACCGAAGCCGATCGTGTTGTTGGCTTTGATGGCGCAGCCAACGGCTATCGATTACCCACTGAAGCCGAGTGGGCCTGGGTGGCTCGCTACGACCAGGGCACCATGAAGAAATTTCCTTGGGGCAATGAACTACCCATAAAAAGCAATTCGGGAAACTACGCAGATACCACCGCCACAAAACTAGTTCCTGCAGTCCTTCGCACCTACAGTGATCGTTACGCAGCCACCTCACCGGTTGCCAGCTACAGTCCCAATGCTTTTGGTATCTATGACTTGGGCGGAAATGTCTCTGAGTGGATTCATGACCTATACACAATAGGAACCGGCTTATCCAGTCGTATCGAAGAGAATCCCGTGGGCCCACAAGATGGGGATTTCCATGTAATTAGAGGTTCCAGCTGGCGCCACTCAGGACTAACCGAGTTGCGCCTGTCCTACCGTGATTACGGGGAATCCGCTCGAAACGATATTGGCTTCCGACTGGCTCGCTGGGTGAATTAG